One genomic segment of Leptospira neocaledonica includes these proteins:
- a CDS encoding glycosyltransferase family 4 protein: MNAKKVQRDKPKIALFGPMPPFRGGISQYTAQLSKVLEKQSDLFTVSFHRQYPSFLYPGKTDIDPFFKGQKLKNVSYILDALNPLSLIRAADLVAEKGCTLAVFSWWTLFWAPGFVFISSRLRRKGIKTVFLCHNLFDHDSGFLKKFITKILLKNADGYLVHSSEQKNILNSLFSDKIILQNPHPIYQQFPAPKGILKPRGKLELLFFGFIRPYKGLDLLLQALAKLNDPEVHLTVVGESWKEPLELISYSAGLGLKNVEFHLEYTDESSVSEFFHRADLVVLPYRSATGSGVATIAYHYEKPILATKVGGFLDTVLDGKTGFLIEAGNSDLIAERIATLSRKTLKNMRPSIRNFRSNFTWESMASKILEFDFEFKKGNTSSTPIDPRRKNEKSSAKTKNIK, translated from the coding sequence ATGAATGCGAAAAAGGTTCAACGAGATAAACCTAAGATCGCCTTGTTCGGACCAATGCCTCCTTTTAGAGGGGGTATATCCCAATACACTGCACAGCTTAGTAAAGTTTTAGAAAAACAATCTGATTTATTTACAGTTTCCTTTCATAGGCAATATCCTAGTTTTTTGTATCCTGGAAAAACGGATATAGATCCTTTCTTCAAAGGGCAAAAATTAAAAAATGTATCTTATATTCTAGATGCTCTTAATCCTCTCTCTTTAATTCGGGCGGCGGATTTAGTTGCGGAGAAAGGATGTACACTTGCTGTCTTCTCCTGGTGGACCTTGTTTTGGGCTCCTGGTTTCGTTTTTATCTCTTCTCGTTTACGTAGAAAAGGGATCAAGACTGTTTTTTTATGCCATAACTTATTCGATCATGATTCCGGATTTTTGAAAAAGTTTATTACGAAAATCTTACTTAAGAACGCGGACGGTTATTTGGTTCATAGTTCTGAACAAAAAAACATATTAAACTCTTTATTTTCTGACAAAATCATATTACAAAATCCTCATCCGATATACCAACAATTTCCGGCTCCGAAGGGAATTTTGAAACCTCGAGGAAAATTGGAGCTCCTCTTTTTCGGTTTCATTCGCCCTTATAAGGGATTGGATCTTTTGTTACAGGCTTTGGCGAAATTGAATGATCCGGAAGTTCATTTGACAGTGGTGGGTGAATCCTGGAAGGAGCCGCTGGAATTAATTTCTTATTCCGCTGGATTGGGACTAAAGAATGTCGAATTTCATTTGGAATATACGGATGAAAGTTCTGTATCTGAATTTTTTCATCGTGCCGATTTAGTAGTTTTACCATATCGTTCTGCCACCGGTAGTGGAGTTGCAACTATCGCATATCATTATGAAAAGCCTATATTGGCCACCAAAGTGGGAGGATTTTTGGATACAGTCCTCGACGGGAAGACGGGTTTCTTAATTGAAGCAGGAAATTCCGATTTGATTGCGGAAAGGATAGCAACACTTTCTCGAAAGACCTTAAAAAACATGAGACCATCAATCCGAAATTTTAGAAGTAATTTCACCTGGGAGAGCATGGCTTCAAAAATCCTGGAATTCGATTTTGAATTTAAAAAAGGAAATACAAGCTCTACCCCAATCGATCCACGGAGAAAAAATGAAAAGAGCAGTGCCAAAACAAAAAATATTAAATAA
- a CDS encoding UDP-N-acetylglucosamine--N-acetylmuramyl-(pentapeptide) pyrophosphoryl-undecaprenol N-acetylglucosamine transferase yields MRSVLIAAGGTGGHISPGVALAESLVDRKDSLGISDVFLHSLIRNKDNPDLKQAPCEVLWHNTPSLSGNFLLLPFRYIFQLLKSWIKFRQLGVDAVIGMGGYSSVPALLYAVVFRKKLYLCEQNCIPGKVNRIFFKFADKVAFSFPPKDTKVSCTWEILGNPLRSKTVPKLALKFSEKWDPKKKKQFNVLVMGGSQGARQINNMVVNLMKHEVIQERFRFRMLTGTALYDEVSKKTKDADLISYSDNMAEHYDWANLVIARSGSGVLSECAAYALPMILIPYPFAKDDHQTANAKYMEANGAAALLEQRDEDESKLFRILDSFAQNPEQLNEMSIRSLECSHVEASTETVSFFFDNTK; encoded by the coding sequence ATGAGATCGGTTTTAATCGCAGCCGGAGGGACCGGAGGCCATATTTCTCCTGGGGTCGCGCTCGCAGAAAGTCTTGTGGATCGAAAAGATTCTTTAGGTATCTCTGACGTTTTTCTACATTCTCTTATCCGAAATAAGGATAATCCGGATCTAAAACAGGCTCCTTGCGAAGTGCTTTGGCATAATACTCCTTCTCTTTCCGGAAATTTTCTTTTATTACCTTTTCGATATATATTCCAACTTCTAAAGTCTTGGATCAAGTTCAGGCAATTGGGTGTAGACGCAGTGATCGGGATGGGTGGGTATTCAAGCGTTCCTGCACTTCTTTACGCGGTAGTCTTTCGTAAAAAATTGTATTTATGCGAACAGAACTGTATTCCTGGAAAAGTGAATCGGATATTTTTCAAATTTGCGGATAAGGTCGCATTTAGTTTTCCTCCCAAGGATACAAAAGTCTCCTGCACTTGGGAAATATTGGGAAATCCTCTAAGATCTAAAACTGTTCCTAAACTTGCTTTAAAGTTCAGCGAAAAATGGGACCCTAAAAAGAAAAAACAATTTAATGTTTTAGTAATGGGTGGTTCTCAGGGAGCAAGGCAGATCAATAATATGGTAGTCAACCTGATGAAACACGAGGTGATCCAGGAAAGATTCCGTTTTAGAATGCTTACCGGGACAGCACTCTACGACGAGGTTTCTAAAAAAACAAAAGACGCGGATCTGATCTCTTATTCGGATAATATGGCAGAACACTACGATTGGGCTAACCTAGTAATTGCTCGTTCCGGTTCTGGAGTTCTTTCCGAATGCGCGGCTTATGCTCTTCCTATGATCCTGATCCCTTATCCGTTCGCAAAAGATGATCACCAAACTGCGAATGCCAAGTATATGGAAGCGAATGGTGCAGCAGCTTTATTGGAGCAAAGAGACGAGGACGAAAGTAAATTGTTCCGTATCTTGGACAGTTTTGCACAAAATCCGGAACAACTGAACGAAATGTCTATTAGATCATTAGAATGTTCTCATGTAGAAGCCTCAACCGAAACGGTTAGTTTCTTTTTCGATAATACAAAATAA
- a CDS encoding asparagine synthase C-terminal domain-containing protein — MEYLCGCLYKNSVKKDGHTSIKERLSNYHGQTPKILLDKPQVELFSSAIGSRFLSGQYSESDVHVAFLGPINGIWKDSYSGFDLETPELSAKYILDFYLKNGVADLGKLIGQFSLAIIDNRNESKVFLLGDSTGMRSWFVCDEGDRFLFGTHLSSVAVIGQAVKINQTYEDFFLTYGFIPFSKTVYEGIEVVPTGMFLETGIADGVNSYSYKLLTKPVQVFENLESLSLTEMVDRLDETFLSSLAAQVPSGQKNVAVLLGGFDSALVASGLTRLGKQVHTYSFFYEDESFNQPHTDTLSKFLGNKHSWIKVDEKVILDGLNHFSENFNYPTNWLNYLVQTNHLGKRIKEDGNDFVYTGDGCDVAFMGYPRTHFVAHWVKSINRLIPKFLIGSVIKLMETFRVELLTGRPSRVLVGLLRNSMFRSDLRGFINFRIFDESSVRLLRREKNSSDQTNEMILTKLLQTGSNLSIDRKAYLGKALQSPNKAKIIGTSDTNSLVIQGPYIHPILKNFAMRIPDAMLRPKENTKNSKIGKYVLSLMAETKKYLPEEIIYQKKVAAVDAPVDVWYKRYLKDDISKLILENSPFGVNPKYLNNLFKEKSIEEFYRNRISSDTITTHELSLLATYSSFAKLRTKV; from the coding sequence ATGGAATATTTGTGCGGATGTTTATACAAAAATTCCGTAAAGAAGGATGGGCATACTTCCATCAAAGAACGGTTGTCCAATTATCACGGTCAGACTCCTAAAATTCTTCTAGATAAACCTCAAGTTGAATTATTCTCTTCTGCTATCGGATCTAGATTTCTTTCAGGACAATATTCTGAATCTGATGTACATGTTGCTTTTCTTGGACCGATTAATGGAATTTGGAAAGATTCATATAGCGGTTTTGATTTAGAAACGCCGGAGCTTTCAGCTAAATATATACTAGATTTTTATCTGAAGAACGGGGTAGCAGATCTAGGTAAATTGATCGGGCAATTTAGTTTAGCAATTATTGATAATCGAAATGAATCCAAAGTTTTCCTTTTAGGGGATTCTACTGGGATGAGATCTTGGTTCGTTTGTGACGAAGGAGATCGATTTTTATTCGGAACACATTTAAGCTCCGTTGCCGTAATCGGCCAAGCCGTAAAGATAAACCAGACTTACGAAGATTTCTTTTTGACATACGGATTTATTCCTTTTTCAAAAACGGTCTATGAGGGAATTGAAGTCGTTCCTACAGGAATGTTTTTAGAAACGGGGATCGCGGACGGAGTTAATAGTTATTCATATAAACTTTTGACTAAGCCTGTACAAGTTTTCGAAAACTTAGAGAGTTTATCTCTAACGGAAATGGTGGATCGGCTGGACGAAACATTCTTATCTTCATTAGCTGCGCAAGTCCCTTCCGGACAAAAGAATGTAGCCGTTTTACTAGGAGGTTTTGATTCTGCGCTCGTAGCTTCCGGTTTGACTCGATTAGGCAAACAGGTTCACACATACAGTTTTTTTTATGAGGATGAGAGTTTTAACCAGCCTCATACTGATACCCTCTCTAAGTTTTTAGGAAACAAGCATAGTTGGATCAAAGTGGATGAAAAGGTCATCTTAGATGGGCTCAATCATTTTTCCGAAAACTTTAATTACCCTACGAATTGGCTTAACTACTTAGTGCAGACAAATCATCTTGGAAAAAGGATCAAGGAAGACGGAAACGATTTCGTATACACCGGAGACGGTTGTGATGTAGCATTTATGGGTTATCCGAGAACACATTTTGTTGCACATTGGGTTAAGTCTATTAACCGTTTAATTCCTAAATTTTTGATCGGCTCTGTAATTAAGTTGATGGAGACATTCAGAGTCGAATTATTAACCGGCCGACCAAGTCGTGTGTTGGTCGGATTACTCCGAAATTCTATGTTTAGATCCGATTTGCGCGGGTTTATTAATTTTAGGATTTTTGACGAATCTTCTGTAAGGTTATTAAGAAGAGAGAAAAATTCTTCAGATCAAACGAATGAGATGATCTTAACGAAATTATTACAAACAGGATCTAATCTTTCTATCGATAGAAAAGCTTATCTTGGGAAAGCGTTACAATCCCCAAATAAAGCAAAAATTATTGGGACTTCGGACACAAATAGTTTGGTAATTCAGGGACCTTATATACATCCGATTCTGAAAAACTTTGCGATGAGGATCCCTGACGCTATGCTTAGACCTAAAGAGAATACCAAGAATTCTAAAATAGGTAAGTACGTTCTTTCTTTGATGGCAGAAACGAAAAAATATCTTCCAGAGGAAATTATATACCAAAAGAAAGTCGCTGCGGTAGATGCTCCCGTTGATGTTTGGTATAAGAGATATTTGAAGGATGATATATCCAAATTGATTCTTGAAAATAGTCCTTTCGGAGTGAATCCGAAATATCTAAATAATCTTTTTAAAGAAAAATCTATCGAGGAATTTTATCGCAATAGAATTTCTTCGGATACGATCACTACACATGAACTTTCTCTTCTCGCTACTTATTCTTCCTTCGCGAAATTAAGGACAAAAGTTTGA
- a CDS encoding LA_3751/LA_3752 family putative glycosyltransferase — MFKNFILKRGYWIVPLAFVLYFFISIPTNDGFNSDSGLKLLQARGLLASSFRDQEVFYPGKQWDPEYRSHLNRMFLVRKPEGGYWGQYSVLFAAISAPILFLFGTSSLVPFCILLYLASIVIFQIIYKPTRFTVFFALLCTPIILYSMEYSENTLFLLFASAGLSFYFRDPDLRWNFRERFLGGILLGMTVWFRLEPFIFIPVLGLSIAIVEYKKILNKDFWKGNGIFAIGIAIPIIIFLIFNEIAYGNLFGPRFVVSGKTYWDVIVKLKQLFVLFFLGYWKLGFFGYMPILLWVFFDLLFSKYTLSIRERVLILTILIFVPTLSFSVNTEAFVSWGPRYLSLAIFPGLFLLDSWYRRKFENTNQKLNIAILLVLITVSLWATFRGLQMIRASYKQIKNLSEEFTQLKPDFLITSSYIIGGHFGRLSLSTPCFFVNTLDEAESLSERLFKSGKEKRIVYLVTKYQTEDIERKMEGGQISSFSQRLKDITPHIISYRDFGKTNTEEFLKYLTNSTTFVESKETHYYTAYIFSTKSTDEKSR; from the coding sequence TTGTTTAAAAACTTCATATTAAAAAGAGGATATTGGATTGTTCCTCTTGCCTTCGTTCTCTATTTTTTTATTTCAATTCCAACTAATGACGGATTTAATTCTGATTCCGGTCTCAAGTTACTCCAAGCGCGAGGATTATTAGCCTCTTCTTTCAGGGATCAGGAAGTCTTTTATCCAGGTAAACAATGGGACCCGGAATACAGATCTCATTTAAATCGGATGTTTCTGGTAAGGAAACCTGAAGGGGGTTACTGGGGGCAATATTCCGTTTTGTTTGCTGCGATATCTGCACCGATATTATTTTTATTTGGAACTTCTTCCCTTGTACCTTTTTGTATCTTACTCTATTTAGCTTCTATAGTAATATTCCAAATTATTTATAAACCTACACGCTTTACCGTTTTTTTTGCGCTGCTTTGCACTCCTATTATCCTATATTCAATGGAATACAGTGAAAATACTTTATTCTTATTATTTGCCAGTGCAGGACTTTCATTCTATTTTAGGGATCCAGATTTAAGGTGGAATTTTCGGGAACGTTTTTTGGGAGGCATCTTACTTGGAATGACCGTATGGTTTCGCCTGGAACCTTTTATTTTTATACCGGTCTTGGGATTATCGATTGCGATCGTTGAATATAAGAAAATTTTAAATAAGGATTTTTGGAAAGGTAACGGGATATTTGCAATTGGTATAGCGATTCCGATTATTATCTTTCTCATTTTTAATGAAATTGCCTACGGTAATCTATTTGGCCCCCGTTTTGTTGTGAGTGGTAAGACCTACTGGGATGTAATCGTTAAACTTAAGCAGCTATTCGTGTTGTTTTTTTTAGGTTATTGGAAATTGGGATTTTTTGGATATATGCCAATTTTGCTTTGGGTCTTCTTTGATCTTCTTTTTTCAAAATATACCCTTTCGATTCGTGAGAGGGTTTTAATCTTAACGATCTTGATATTCGTTCCGACATTAAGTTTCTCGGTAAATACAGAGGCTTTTGTTAGCTGGGGCCCACGATACTTATCGTTAGCGATTTTTCCGGGACTATTCTTACTGGATAGCTGGTATCGAAGAAAGTTCGAAAATACAAATCAAAAACTTAATATAGCTATATTACTTGTACTTATAACGGTTTCTCTCTGGGCCACTTTTAGGGGCTTGCAGATGATTCGTGCTTCCTATAAACAGATTAAAAACCTTTCGGAAGAATTTACACAATTAAAGCCAGATTTTTTAATCACGAGTAGTTATATAATCGGCGGTCATTTCGGGCGCCTTTCGCTTAGTACTCCTTGTTTCTTTGTTAATACTTTGGATGAAGCGGAATCTCTTTCAGAGAGACTATTCAAGTCCGGTAAAGAAAAACGAATTGTTTACTTAGTTACCAAATACCAAACGGAAGATATAGAGCGAAAAATGGAAGGAGGGCAGATCAGTTCGTTTTCCCAAAGATTGAAGGATATAACTCCTCATATAATTTCGTATCGTGATTTTGGGAAAACGAATACCGAAGAGTTCCTGAAATACTTAACCAACTCAACTACGTTTGTTGAAAGTAAGGAAACTCATTATTATACGGCTTATATTTTCAGCACAAAAAGTACCGACGAAAAGTCTCGTTAG
- a CDS encoding polysaccharide pyruvyl transferase family protein, producing the protein MKRAVPKQKILNKEAFSNSNVLLIGTYSSENKGDAAMELSVANRVRKELGATVQISSPFPNIDKAFYSDFEVVFSQRRKLIRASIQLFLAFIYSLLPKATQSKFSFLILSDEGKAILNADLVIDLSGDMLTEDYGPHVAYSHFIPILMSIFLRKKVFLCAQSIGPFGLTTFLAKYIFSKVSRITVRESISYEYMKRFGLSESKLSKTADVAFLLEPAKLERTKEILKEEGLSLPKDRIILGISVSDIIQKKYDARHDVKGKFEDEFASLLDQLIETHKVFVVFVSHVTGPSETKDDRNLSKRIFSKMKNKKSGFVLSGNHRPEEIKRIISQFSLFVGARMHANIGALSVGIPIIAISYSHKTPGIMREFELGDWVHPIETLDMDKLNESILTMYKKRKTIASQISKSNERIKSVAEENIVKIKELLS; encoded by the coding sequence ATGAAAAGAGCAGTGCCAAAACAAAAAATATTAAATAAGGAAGCATTCAGTAATTCTAATGTTCTTTTGATTGGAACATACTCCTCTGAAAATAAAGGGGATGCAGCCATGGAACTAAGTGTGGCGAATCGAGTCCGAAAGGAGTTAGGCGCCACTGTTCAAATTTCTTCTCCTTTTCCTAATATTGATAAGGCGTTCTATTCCGATTTCGAAGTGGTCTTTTCTCAGCGAAGAAAACTGATTCGGGCAAGTATTCAATTATTTTTGGCGTTTATTTATTCTCTTCTTCCAAAAGCAACACAAAGTAAATTTTCTTTTTTGATCTTATCGGATGAAGGTAAGGCTATTTTAAATGCAGACTTAGTCATAGATCTAAGTGGAGATATGTTAACTGAAGATTACGGGCCGCATGTAGCGTATTCGCATTTTATTCCGATTCTAATGTCGATCTTTCTTAGAAAGAAAGTTTTTCTTTGTGCTCAGTCAATCGGTCCTTTCGGATTAACTACATTTTTAGCCAAATATATCTTTTCTAAAGTTTCTCGTATTACGGTTAGGGAGTCCATTTCTTACGAATATATGAAACGTTTTGGGCTTTCAGAATCCAAATTATCTAAGACTGCGGATGTAGCGTTCTTGCTTGAACCCGCTAAATTGGAAAGAACAAAAGAGATTTTAAAGGAAGAAGGTCTATCTCTTCCGAAAGACCGTATCATACTTGGAATTTCTGTAAGTGATATCATTCAAAAAAAATACGATGCGAGACATGATGTCAAAGGCAAGTTTGAAGACGAATTCGCTTCCTTGTTGGACCAATTAATAGAGACACATAAAGTTTTTGTTGTTTTTGTAAGTCATGTTACCGGACCCTCCGAGACAAAAGATGATCGTAATCTTTCGAAGAGAATATTTTCTAAAATGAAAAATAAAAAATCAGGGTTTGTATTATCTGGAAATCATAGACCTGAAGAAATTAAACGAATTATTTCGCAGTTTAGTCTATTTGTTGGGGCGAGGATGCATGCAAATATCGGAGCCCTTTCCGTTGGGATACCTATAATTGCAATTTCTTATAGTCACAAAACTCCTGGAATCATGAGAGAATTCGAATTGGGGGATTGGGTTCATCCGATCGAAACTTTGGATATGGATAAGTTAAATGAGTCCATTCTAACAATGTACAAAAAAAGGAAAACGATCGCTTCTCAAATATCCAAATCGAACGAAAGAATTAAGTCAGTCGCAGAAGAGAATATTGTAAAGATCAAAGAACTTCTCTCTTAG
- a CDS encoding glycosyltransferase family 2 protein — protein sequence MKLVINIPCYNEEKTLASVLSEIPRKIPGIKIIEIQVVDDGSTDRTSEIAASFGCKIISHKKNLGLGRAFKSGVEAALESGADIFVNTDADNQYPSSHIPELIAPVMAGSMDIVIGNRVPWKVEHFSPLKKILQWFGNLVVRTLIGIDIPDTVSGFRAYSKESLLRLNITTKFSYVLDTIVQAVKMDLTVSSIPIRTNPPTRKSRLFKNIFQHMWKSGTSLVRLLIIYRPFQFFGVLAITTFIPALAIAIRFLIFFFLGIGKGHVQSLLFAVVLVIISGLFLVSAILAFLVGMNRKLNEEILYYEKKRTFRSSNQPKTTKVKK from the coding sequence ATGAAACTAGTAATTAACATTCCTTGTTATAATGAAGAAAAGACTCTCGCTTCAGTATTGAGTGAAATTCCCAGAAAGATTCCCGGCATAAAAATAATCGAAATTCAGGTCGTGGATGATGGTTCCACGGATCGCACTTCTGAGATTGCTGCTTCATTTGGTTGTAAAATTATTTCTCATAAAAAAAACTTAGGACTGGGCAGAGCATTCAAGTCCGGAGTAGAAGCCGCCTTGGAAAGTGGTGCGGATATTTTTGTAAATACGGATGCAGACAACCAATATCCTTCTTCTCATATTCCTGAACTGATCGCTCCAGTGATGGCGGGTTCTATGGACATAGTTATTGGGAACAGAGTTCCTTGGAAGGTGGAGCATTTTTCTCCTTTAAAAAAGATCCTTCAATGGTTTGGGAACTTGGTTGTTAGGACTCTAATCGGAATTGACATACCGGATACCGTTTCCGGCTTTCGAGCATATTCCAAAGAAAGCCTTCTAAGATTAAACATAACAACTAAGTTTTCCTATGTTTTGGATACAATTGTTCAGGCAGTGAAGATGGATTTAACAGTTTCATCTATTCCAATTCGCACGAACCCCCCGACTAGAAAATCTAGACTTTTTAAAAATATTTTCCAACATATGTGGAAGTCGGGAACCTCTTTGGTAAGATTATTGATTATTTATAGACCTTTTCAATTTTTTGGGGTTCTCGCGATTACAACTTTCATTCCAGCATTGGCGATAGCGATCCGGTTTTTGATCTTTTTCTTCTTGGGAATTGGTAAAGGGCATGTGCAATCACTATTATTCGCGGTTGTGTTAGTGATTATATCTGGATTATTTTTGGTTTCCGCGATCCTGGCGTTTTTGGTCGGGATGAACCGAAAACTAAACGAAGAAATTTTGTATTATGAGAAGAAGAGAACTTTTCGATCTTCTAATCAACCGAAGACTACAAAAGTAAAGAAGTGA
- the murC gene encoding UDP-N-acetylmuramate--L-alanine ligase — protein sequence MESGSIQQRLGFSKPFFLGIGGSGMSSLAHILADAGFQVSGYDGKKSQVTDNLEKKGVKIFSQLSDLGENIEYDSAIYSSAIRLDSHPIASFFRQKGIRFFHRSEVLHLCFEHLTCIAVGGSHGKTTTTAMTSHILNDLGYSPSVMVGGDVSFLNGVGGRFSSGKIGVFESDESDGTFLNHNAQVRILTNIDEDHLDFYHTREKLLEAFSRFISSGTQTVILDIDDPGISDCLELIQDRSKIFGFTSSTESNIKSAGFRNLVHYKIESKKLNFILDGKEFEITSRFPGKHYLTNSLAGVLATYSLGADPDKAAKSVSEYAGVKRRLEYIGNKNGVDIYDDYGHHPTEVQAVLSSIRELSGGRGKPVILFQPHRYTRTKNLYQDFAKSLDQVETVLLLPIYSAGEDPIPGVSSELIANKMRIRPRILTGNLGIDLSTLKEVLKPGDVFVSLGAGNVRDWGLELLKKTDTP from the coding sequence ATGGAAAGCGGGTCTATCCAGCAAAGATTGGGATTTTCCAAACCCTTTTTTCTTGGGATTGGCGGCTCCGGTATGTCTAGCCTTGCGCATATATTGGCGGATGCAGGGTTTCAAGTTTCCGGCTATGATGGAAAAAAAAGCCAGGTTACCGATAACTTAGAGAAGAAGGGAGTAAAAATATTCTCCCAACTTTCCGATCTCGGAGAGAATATTGAATATGATTCTGCTATCTATTCTTCTGCGATCCGTTTGGATTCTCATCCTATCGCTTCTTTTTTTAGGCAAAAAGGGATCCGTTTTTTTCATAGATCGGAAGTTTTACATCTATGCTTTGAACATCTTACCTGCATAGCAGTGGGGGGCTCTCACGGAAAGACTACGACCACTGCGATGACTTCTCATATCCTCAATGATTTAGGATATTCTCCTTCTGTAATGGTGGGCGGGGATGTTTCCTTTTTGAATGGAGTAGGTGGAAGATTTTCATCCGGTAAGATCGGAGTTTTTGAATCGGACGAATCCGATGGTACATTTTTAAATCATAATGCACAGGTACGTATCCTCACGAATATAGATGAGGATCATCTGGACTTCTATCATACTCGGGAGAAGTTATTGGAAGCATTCTCTCGATTTATTTCTTCCGGAACTCAAACAGTGATTTTGGATATAGATGATCCTGGTATATCGGATTGTTTGGAGTTAATACAGGATAGATCTAAAATTTTCGGGTTCACTTCTTCTACAGAATCGAATATTAAGTCTGCGGGTTTTAGAAATTTAGTACATTATAAAATAGAAAGTAAGAAGCTGAACTTCATTCTAGACGGAAAAGAATTTGAAATCACATCCAGGTTTCCCGGGAAACATTATCTCACGAATTCACTCGCAGGAGTCCTCGCCACCTATTCTTTGGGAGCCGATCCCGATAAAGCTGCTAAGTCTGTCTCTGAATATGCAGGAGTTAAACGCAGATTAGAGTACATCGGAAACAAGAATGGTGTGGATATTTATGATGACTACGGACATCATCCCACTGAGGTCCAAGCAGTACTTTCTTCTATCCGAGAGTTATCCGGAGGACGGGGAAAACCGGTAATCCTATTCCAACCTCATAGGTATACTCGCACCAAAAACTTATACCAGGACTTCGCTAAAAGTTTGGACCAGGTCGAGACTGTTCTACTTCTCCCCATCTATTCCGCAGGAGAAGACCCGATTCCAGGAGTTTCCTCCGAACTCATTGCAAATAAAATGAGGATAAGACCCAGAATTCTCACTGGCAATCTTGGAATTGATCTTTCCACTTTGAAAGAAGTGCTCAAACCCGGAGATGTATTCGTAAGTCTCGGAGCGGGGAATGTTCGGGACTGGGGACTGGAACTCTTGAAAAAAACCGATACCCCATAA
- a CDS encoding lysylphosphatidylglycerol synthase transmembrane domain-containing protein, with protein sequence MKLQHIKSYLFFFLRILFAIALGSYVFLTVDFASAWKAFLQFSIPLFIVSFCLSTICSIVIPAMTTNRALRVSGIDISLWESIKINFSMRLYVMILPQVISSGIRWFRYRGPEKGKGWEAASIIFFEKIVQLFFITFSTFVFFLIKINTIPDVLKNSIPLIGVLAMAFFALIVLFLSPQVFRLFGFMFRFARDHFPQFVAKRVDKIEEAIQVYQKLGNRSVVLMFFGYLSAHLIFILSSSVLGFGLGIEMDYIDMGWIRSIVLTLSALPITVGGLGVRELGHIYLMGYLGVDKSVAVTFSLLIFAIQILIALIGACFEIWRFFMHSNTDLKK encoded by the coding sequence ATGAAACTTCAACATATAAAAAGTTACTTATTTTTCTTCCTTAGAATATTATTTGCGATCGCTTTAGGTAGTTACGTATTCCTTACTGTGGATTTTGCTTCGGCATGGAAGGCATTTTTACAGTTTAGCATTCCTTTATTTATAGTCTCTTTTTGTTTAAGTACAATCTGTTCTATCGTGATTCCTGCAATGACTACGAATCGTGCTTTAAGGGTAAGCGGAATTGATATTTCGCTTTGGGAATCTATAAAGATAAATTTTTCTATGAGGCTTTACGTTATGATATTGCCTCAAGTAATCAGTTCCGGTATTCGATGGTTCCGTTACAGAGGGCCGGAGAAAGGGAAAGGTTGGGAAGCAGCATCCATTATTTTTTTTGAAAAGATAGTTCAACTTTTCTTTATCACCTTTAGTACCTTTGTATTTTTTCTTATCAAGATTAATACTATTCCGGACGTCTTAAAAAATTCAATACCATTGATCGGTGTATTAGCTATGGCGTTTTTTGCATTGATCGTATTGTTTCTCTCCCCTCAAGTTTTTAGATTATTTGGCTTCATGTTTAGATTTGCTCGGGATCATTTTCCTCAGTTTGTCGCAAAGAGGGTAGATAAAATTGAGGAAGCTATCCAAGTATATCAAAAATTAGGAAATCGTTCCGTAGTCTTAATGTTTTTCGGTTATCTATCTGCTCATTTGATTTTTATACTTAGCTCATCCGTATTGGGTTTCGGACTTGGGATCGAAATGGATTATATTGATATGGGTTGGATAAGGTCCATAGTCTTGACCTTAAGCGCATTGCCGATTACCGTAGGCGGTCTAGGGGTTCGTGAATTAGGGCATATCTATTTGATGGGCTATTTGGGAGTTGATAAATCCGTTGCAGTTACCTTTTCTCTTCTGATTTTTGCTATCCAAATTTTGATCGCGTTGATTGGGGCTTGTTTCGAAATCTGGAGATTTTTCATGCATTCGAATACGGATTTAAAAAAGTAA